Proteins from one Impatiens glandulifera chromosome 2, dImpGla2.1, whole genome shotgun sequence genomic window:
- the LOC124925988 gene encoding afadin- and alpha-actinin-binding protein A-like, whose product MPPSPTQPSFSISDNTFAKESNLDHCIKYLNQTLVTFGFPASLDLFANDPVSASRTCNCIYALIQQRQRDIEFRDSANEQRQRYLSDISRLEAKVERVESELAAKDREIATLSRKESKATATFKSQVEKLQQERDEFQKMVIGNQQVRTQQIHETKKKEKEYIKLQEKLNQVLMEKKKESKSGMEIMNLLQKEGRQRGTWNGKKADNDFYKRIVDAYEAKNQELVAENADLKALLRSMQVDMRGFLNGPNGLSKQPITAHERLDSDSSRSPMIGRTDVFDMPFHMARDQIEESLRTKMSSIKERMFQLQDAQKEAEVTPEVSERELDLEAQLVEARSIIQEQASIMSKHISKSEKPRRLSLSSDRDSLIPSPR is encoded by the exons ATGCCGCCG TCGCCCACTCAACCCAGTTTCAGTATCAG TGATAATACATTTGCTAAAGAGAGTAACTTGGATCATTGCATTAAGTATCTGAATCAGACACTTGTTACGTTTGGTTTCCCGGCATCGCTTGATCTGTTTGCAAATGACCCA GTCTCCGCTTCTCGTACTTGCAACTGTATATATGCTCTTATACAGCAGAGACAGCGAGATATTGAATTCAGAGACTCTGCTAATGAACAGAGGCAAAg ATATTTATCCGATATTTCAAGATTAGAAGCTAAAGTGGAGAGAGTTGAATCTGAGTTAGCTGCAAAGGATAGAGAAATAGCAACCCTATCTCGAAAG GAAAGTAAAGCTACTGCTACATTTAAGTCACAAGTTGAGAAACTACAGCAGGAGCGAGATGAATTTCAGAAAATGGTTATTGGAAATCAG CAAGTACGAACCCAGCAAATACATGAAACgaagaaaaaggaaaaggaaTACATAAAGTTGCAG GAAAAGCTCAACCAAGTTTTgatggagaagaagaaagaatctAAATCTGGCATGGAAATAATGAACTTACTTCAG AAAGAAGGACGACAACGTGGAACCTGGAATGGAAAGAAAGCTGACAATGACTTCTACAAAAGAATt GTGGATGCTTATGAGGCAAAGAATCAAGAACTAGTGGCAGAGAATGCCGACCTGAAAGCATTATTGCGTTCTATGCAG GTGGATATGCGTGGTTTCTTAAATGGCCCAAATGGTTTGTCCAAACAACCTATTACAGCCCATGAAAGACTTGATTCTGATTCTTCACGTTCACCAATGATTGGGAGGACG GATGTCTTTGACATGCCATTTCACATGGCTCGAGATCAAATAGAAGAGAGCCTCCGCACAAAAATGTCATCTATTAAG GAACGCATGTTTCAGCTACAAGATGCACAAAAGGAAGCAGAAGTCACTCCTGAAGTATCAGAAAGAGAGCTTGATCTTGAAGCTCAACTGGTTGAAGCAAGGAGCATAATTCAAGAACAG GCATCCATAATGTCTAAGCATATTTCCAAGTCTGAGAAGCCAAG GAGACTCTCCTTAAGTTCTGACAGGGATTCACTTATTCCATCGCCTCGTTAG